In Pseudomonas sp. R76, one genomic interval encodes:
- a CDS encoding heavy metal sensor histidine kinase — protein sequence MKLFPRALSLRLAVMFALVSALLLGSIGFYLYQSLQREIAWRDDQALLGRLVRMQALINDSVSVEQLRNRPKLYENMLGNRDNLLWIIDDTGQVLIEINPVSMSLPTLPAAAQAQLGDGDTSVSVRLAWQHVMQGDRGLTLIAGKLLSEREQMLGAYRLKLWLAMSVGALLAFVLGGWVSQRGLRPVRLLAKRAAAIDAHHLHLRLDEFSEFSELQVLSQALNQMLARLEEGFAQLSRFSEDLAHEMRTPLTNLMGHTQQSLRHGRSIEDYQNLLVSNQEEYERLARMIDSMLFLARNEQSHASVSLELINLHDLVEQLCEYFEGVAQEHDVTLINQAHDHLRADPALIRRALANLLSNALRYGATGTAVTISSVVWEDRIEVTVHNQGPPISAQHLPRLFERFYRCDPSRNQPDDSGGLGLAIVRSIMQLHGGRVTVESTGAGTRFCLVFVLQNA from the coding sequence CTGAAACTGTTTCCGCGCGCCCTGAGCTTGCGCCTGGCGGTCATGTTCGCGTTAGTCAGCGCGTTGCTGCTGGGCTCCATTGGTTTTTATCTTTATCAGTCGTTACAGCGAGAAATCGCGTGGCGCGATGACCAGGCCCTGCTCGGGCGCCTGGTGCGCATGCAGGCGTTGATCAACGACAGTGTCAGCGTCGAGCAACTCAGAAATCGGCCCAAGCTATACGAAAATATGCTGGGTAATCGCGACAACCTGCTGTGGATTATCGATGACACCGGCCAGGTGCTGATCGAAATCAACCCCGTCAGTATGAGCTTGCCCACGTTACCGGCCGCAGCCCAGGCTCAGTTGGGTGATGGTGACACTTCGGTGTCGGTGCGGCTTGCCTGGCAGCATGTCATGCAGGGTGATCGCGGCTTGACCCTGATTGCTGGCAAGTTGTTGAGCGAGCGCGAGCAGATGCTGGGGGCCTACCGACTCAAGCTCTGGCTCGCGATGTCGGTCGGCGCGTTGCTGGCTTTTGTGCTCGGCGGGTGGGTCAGCCAGCGAGGCTTACGACCTGTGCGCCTGCTGGCGAAGCGTGCTGCCGCCATTGATGCACACCACCTGCATCTGCGGTTGGATGAGTTCAGCGAATTCAGTGAGCTGCAAGTGCTCAGCCAGGCGCTTAATCAAATGCTCGCACGCCTCGAAGAGGGCTTCGCCCAGCTCTCACGATTCTCAGAGGATCTCGCCCATGAGATGCGTACCCCGCTCACTAACCTGATGGGGCATACCCAACAATCGCTCAGGCATGGTCGTTCAATTGAGGACTACCAGAACCTGCTGGTTTCCAATCAGGAAGAATATGAGCGTCTGGCGCGAATGATCGACAGCATGCTGTTTCTCGCTCGTAACGAGCAGTCGCATGCATCGGTAAGTCTTGAGCTCATCAACCTGCACGATCTGGTCGAGCAACTGTGTGAGTATTTTGAAGGCGTGGCGCAAGAGCATGATGTCACGCTGATCAATCAGGCCCATGACCACTTGCGTGCTGATCCGGCCTTGATCCGTCGAGCATTGGCTAACTTGCTGTCCAACGCGCTACGTTATGGCGCGACTGGTACCGCGGTGACTATTAGCAGTGTGGTATGGGAGGACAGGATCGAAGTCACAGTGCACAACCAAGGCCCGCCGATTTCAGCGCAACATCTACCTCGACTGTTTGAGCGCTTCTACCGGTGCGACCCGTCACGCAACCAGCCGGACGACTCGGGTGGTTTGGGGTTAGCAATCGTCCGCTCAATCATGCAATTGCATGGCGGTCGGGTAACCGTTGAGAGCACTGGAGCCGGTACGCGCTTTTGCTTGGTGTTTGTGCTGCAGAATGCTTGA
- a CDS encoding pentapeptide MXKDX repeat protein — protein MKRLTTAILGMCLAVGVAVVHADDTMSNDTMKKDTMSHDTMKKDTMKKDEMHKDTMGKDTMKKDTMGKDTMKKDSMSNDGMKKDDMKKNDMSQ, from the coding sequence ATGAAAAGGTTAACGACTGCAATCCTAGGTATGTGCCTGGCAGTGGGCGTCGCGGTTGTACACGCCGACGATACGATGAGCAATGACACGATGAAGAAAGACACGATGTCCCACGATACGATGAAAAAGGACACGATGAAAAAGGATGAAATGCACAAAGACACCATGGGTAAGGACACGATGAAAAAAGACACCATGGGCAAAGACACGATGAAGAAAGATTCCATGTCCAATGACGGCATGAAAAAAGACGACATGAAAAAGAATGACATGTCTCAGTAA
- a CDS encoding molybdopterin-dependent oxidoreductase, which yields MRKREQRPVLDESSILKEARKIISLQVEDRSRRAFLLRSLTLGGVAMLSGCNITDNDHVETALSSMSRFNDRVQGWLFNPNAMAPTYAESMITRPFPFNAFYGIDEAPAVDEDTYRLEVTGMVADKRSWKLEELRAMAQSDQITRHICFEGWSAIGRWGGIRFSDFLKRVGADTDAKYVGFKCADDYYTSIDMATALHAQTLLTLTYDGAVLPREYGFPMKLRMPTKLGYKNPKHIQAIFVTNTYPGGYWEDQGYNWFGGS from the coding sequence ATGAGGAAGCGTGAACAACGCCCAGTGCTGGATGAGTCGTCCATTTTGAAGGAAGCACGGAAAATTATTTCGCTCCAGGTCGAAGATCGCTCACGGCGCGCCTTCCTGCTGCGTAGCCTGACCCTGGGCGGTGTCGCCATGCTGTCCGGCTGCAATATCACCGATAACGATCACGTTGAAACGGCGCTGTCCTCCATGTCGCGCTTCAATGACAGGGTGCAGGGCTGGCTGTTCAACCCGAACGCCATGGCCCCTACCTACGCAGAATCGATGATTACGCGGCCATTCCCCTTCAATGCCTTCTACGGCATCGACGAAGCGCCTGCCGTCGATGAGGACACCTACCGATTGGAAGTAACCGGCATGGTCGCCGACAAGCGCAGCTGGAAGCTTGAGGAACTGCGTGCCATGGCACAGAGCGATCAGATCACCCGGCACATCTGTTTCGAGGGCTGGAGCGCCATTGGCCGATGGGGAGGCATCCGCTTCAGTGATTTCCTCAAGCGCGTTGGCGCAGATACCGACGCAAAGTACGTCGGCTTCAAATGTGCCGACGATTACTACACCAGTATCGACATGGCCACGGCGCTGCATGCGCAAACGCTACTGACGCTGACCTACGACGGTGCCGTACTGCCCCGTGAATATGGCTTTCCAATGAAGCTGCGCATGCCCACCAAGCTTGGTTATAAGAACCCAAAGCACATTCAAGCGATTTTCGTCACTAATACCTACCCGGGTGGTTACTGGGAAGACCAGGGCTACAACTGGTTCGGTGGCAGCTGA
- a CDS encoding cytochrome b/b6 domain-containing protein → MQAAPETTRAASVNPQSSHPAWLRLTHWLNALAVLVMITSGWRIYNASPLYDFNFPTSITLGGWLGGALQWHFAAMWMLVVVSLFYLLFNLFSGRLSRRFFPVSPKGFFHDLWSALHGRLGHDDIGHYNHVQRVAYLFVMLDIIALVISGLVLWKSVQFPLLRELLGGYDSARHLHFIAMSLLVAFIAVHLVMVALVPKTLLAMIVGHKERV, encoded by the coding sequence ATGCAAGCCGCACCTGAAACAACCCGTGCTGCTTCTGTGAACCCACAAAGCAGCCATCCCGCCTGGTTGAGATTGACCCATTGGTTGAACGCTTTAGCGGTGCTGGTAATGATCACCAGCGGATGGCGTATCTATAACGCCTCTCCCCTTTACGATTTTAATTTCCCCACGTCGATCACCCTGGGGGGCTGGCTGGGGGGCGCGTTGCAATGGCATTTCGCAGCAATGTGGATGTTGGTCGTCGTCAGCCTTTTCTACCTGCTTTTCAATCTTTTTAGCGGCCGTCTGTCGCGACGTTTTTTTCCTGTATCACCCAAAGGCTTTTTTCATGACCTGTGGTCTGCACTCCATGGGCGATTGGGGCATGACGATATTGGCCATTACAACCACGTGCAGCGTGTGGCGTATCTGTTTGTGATGCTCGACATTATTGCTCTAGTGATTTCCGGGTTGGTTCTGTGGAAATCAGTCCAGTTCCCGCTACTACGTGAACTGCTGGGCGGCTACGACAGCGCTCGTCATCTGCACTTCATTGCAATGTCTCTGTTGGTGGCTTTTATCGCCGTGCATTTGGTGATGGTCGCACTGGTTCCAAAGACGTTATTGGCCATGATTGTCGGCCATAAGGAGCGCGTATGA
- a CDS encoding patatin-like phospholipase family protein, whose translation MPTVKTALVLAGGGSLGAVQVGMLQALVEAEVSVDLVVGASVGAINGAYFAARPNAKGVSELADFWRSLRKSDVFPFSALDTLKGIINRRGHLLSASALHRLVSRSLPVKLIEDTVLPLYIVTTNLLSGAEELLSSGSAEQALLASAAIPLVFPSVRVADKFLVDGGVSSNTPIASAVALGATRVVVLPTGFGCACPCPPSGLVALALHTLNLMSMRQLVRDIELYRARAAIHVVPPLCPLDASVFDFNQTDKLLQRAYLSTQAWIEEGGLIRDGIPDSLLAHTHHFGEG comes from the coding sequence ATGCCAACCGTAAAAACTGCTCTTGTACTTGCTGGTGGTGGGAGCCTTGGTGCGGTTCAGGTCGGAATGCTACAGGCGCTCGTTGAGGCTGAGGTCTCAGTTGACTTGGTGGTTGGAGCGTCGGTCGGCGCCATCAACGGTGCCTACTTCGCAGCCAGACCGAATGCCAAAGGCGTGAGCGAACTTGCGGACTTCTGGCGCAGCTTACGTAAGTCGGATGTGTTTCCGTTCTCGGCGCTCGATACCCTCAAGGGCATTATTAATCGACGTGGGCACTTGCTGAGCGCATCCGCATTGCATCGTTTAGTGAGCCGATCACTGCCGGTCAAATTGATCGAAGACACCGTGTTACCGCTTTATATCGTCACCACCAATTTGCTCAGCGGTGCCGAAGAGCTTCTGTCCAGTGGCAGTGCTGAACAGGCTTTGCTCGCCAGTGCTGCGATTCCGCTGGTGTTTCCCAGCGTGCGAGTCGCAGACAAGTTCCTGGTCGATGGCGGAGTCAGCAGCAATACGCCGATTGCCAGTGCGGTGGCATTGGGGGCAACACGGGTTGTGGTGCTTCCTACCGGATTCGGTTGCGCTTGCCCATGTCCGCCCAGTGGACTCGTTGCGCTGGCCTTGCACACGCTCAATTTGATGAGCATGCGTCAACTGGTGCGTGACATCGAGTTGTACCGCGCACGCGCAGCTATCCATGTAGTGCCGCCGCTATGCCCACTGGACGCTTCTGTGTTCGATTTCAACCAGACAGACAAACTGCTGCAACGTGCTTATCTGTCAACCCAGGCCTGGATAGAAGAGGGCGGATTGATTCGCGACGGGATACCCGATTCGTTACTGGCCCATACTCATCATTTTGGTGAAGGGTGA
- a CDS encoding glutathione S-transferase family protein yields the protein MIKLYYHPSPNPAKVALFLEESGLEYELIPVDTRKGEQHDPAFLKINPNAKTPALVDGDNVVFDSNAILLYLAEKTGMFLPADNLKARGEMYSWLMFVATGIGPYSGQAVHFKHFAPEPKDYAVTRYTFEAWRHWTIINEHLAKQPYMLGSEYTLVDMAVWGWARAVPFILGNDAWVKLPNVKRLLDDINARPAAQRTEELKNQHSYKTEMDADARKAMFPQITQ from the coding sequence ATGATCAAACTCTACTATCACCCGTCTCCTAACCCCGCCAAAGTTGCGCTTTTCCTGGAGGAGTCAGGCCTTGAGTACGAACTCATCCCTGTGGATACCCGCAAGGGTGAACAGCACGATCCGGCGTTTCTTAAAATCAATCCGAATGCCAAGACACCGGCTCTGGTTGATGGTGACAACGTGGTATTCGACAGCAACGCCATACTGCTCTATCTAGCCGAAAAGACCGGGATGTTCCTGCCTGCTGATAATCTCAAGGCGCGAGGTGAGATGTATTCCTGGCTCATGTTCGTCGCGACGGGCATCGGCCCGTACTCTGGACAGGCTGTCCACTTTAAGCACTTCGCCCCCGAGCCAAAAGACTACGCCGTTACCCGCTACACCTTCGAAGCCTGGCGTCACTGGACGATCATCAACGAGCATCTGGCCAAACAGCCTTACATGCTCGGAAGTGAGTACACACTGGTGGACATGGCCGTATGGGGTTGGGCGCGCGCGGTACCGTTCATCCTGGGCAATGACGCTTGGGTAAAACTGCCAAACGTAAAACGGCTCCTTGATGACATCAATGCTCGACCGGCAGCACAGCGAACCGAAGAACTGAAGAACCAGCACAGTTACAAGACTGAGATGGATGCTGACGCGCGTAAGGCAATGTTCCCTCAAATTACTCAGTAG
- a CDS encoding SDR family oxidoreductase codes for MTQTALVVGASGIVGSAITQLLIDNKWQVAALSRQPSQSQGVIPVAADLQDPASLEHALADLKPTHVFITTWSRQATEAENIRVNAAMVRNVLAAIRPARSVKHVALVTGLKHYLGPFEAYGKGSLPQTPFREEQGRLDVENFYYAQEDELFAAAEKDGFTWSVHRPHTVTGVAVGNAMNMATTLAVYASICKQTHRPFVFPGSRVQWDSLTDMTDARQLAKQQLWAATTPAAANQAFNVTNGDVFRWKWMWSRIAEYFDLPAADYPASLSPLEKQMADDQAVWKQIVAEHGLKEADIGRLISPWHTDADLGRPIEVVTDMSKSRAMGFTAYQASDQAFFDVFDKLREMRLIPSSCCNGQSTENR; via the coding sequence ATGACCCAGACAGCTTTGGTCGTAGGCGCCAGCGGCATCGTCGGCAGCGCCATCACTCAGTTACTCATCGACAACAAGTGGCAGGTTGCCGCGCTATCGAGGCAACCGTCGCAATCGCAAGGCGTGATCCCCGTCGCGGCAGACCTGCAAGATCCCGCTTCGCTGGAACATGCGCTTGCGGATCTGAAACCTACTCATGTGTTCATCACAACATGGTCACGGCAAGCCACGGAGGCCGAAAACATTCGCGTTAATGCCGCCATGGTTCGCAATGTGCTCGCCGCCATTCGACCCGCCAGGAGCGTTAAGCACGTAGCGCTGGTTACTGGCCTGAAACACTACCTCGGCCCTTTCGAAGCCTATGGTAAAGGCAGCCTTCCGCAAACGCCGTTCCGAGAAGAGCAAGGGCGTCTGGATGTCGAAAATTTCTACTACGCCCAAGAAGACGAGCTCTTTGCCGCTGCTGAAAAGGACGGCTTCACCTGGAGTGTTCATCGTCCGCATACCGTCACCGGGGTTGCCGTAGGCAACGCGATGAATATGGCAACCACCCTCGCCGTCTACGCCTCGATTTGCAAACAAACCCATCGCCCTTTTGTATTTCCGGGATCAAGAGTGCAGTGGGACAGCCTCACCGATATGACGGATGCACGGCAATTGGCGAAACAACAACTATGGGCGGCCACCACGCCGGCTGCGGCCAACCAGGCATTCAATGTCACTAATGGCGATGTTTTCCGCTGGAAATGGATGTGGAGCCGAATTGCCGAATACTTCGACTTGCCTGCTGCCGATTACCCCGCCTCACTCTCACCGCTTGAGAAGCAAATGGCTGACGACCAAGCCGTATGGAAGCAGATAGTCGCGGAGCACGGTTTGAAAGAAGCCGATATTGGTCGCCTGATATCTCCATGGCATACCGATGCAGACCTTGGTCGCCCCATCGAAGTCGTCACTGATATGTCGAAAAGCCGTGCAATGGGCTTCACCGCCTACCAAGCAAGCGATCAAGCATTTTTCGATGTGTTCGACAAACTACGCGAGATGCGCTTGATCCCCAGCTCGTGCTGCAACGGACAAAGCACTGAGAATAGGTAA
- a CDS encoding SDR family NAD(P)-dependent oxidoreductase, which yields MGLATAIRFAAEGAQVVIVGRRQEELDKALRLIGPGAIAIQGDISNLGDLERIFTQIKADKGRIDVLFANAGLGDFQPIGSITEESFDRTFGINVKGTLFTVQKALALMSTGGSVILTGSTTGTMGTPAFSVYSATKAALRNFARSWALDLKGTGIRVNVLSPGPISTPGLDLALSGTGQKDAIIDDITGQIPLGRIGQAEEVAAAALFLASDESSFMTGSEMFVDGGFAQV from the coding sequence ATTGGCCTGGCCACCGCCATTCGTTTCGCAGCCGAAGGCGCACAGGTGGTGATTGTGGGGCGCCGCCAGGAAGAACTGGATAAGGCGCTACGGCTAATCGGCCCTGGAGCCATTGCCATTCAGGGCGACATTTCAAACCTGGGCGACCTGGAACGCATCTTCACGCAAATCAAAGCGGATAAAGGCCGAATTGACGTGCTGTTCGCCAATGCAGGCTTGGGTGACTTCCAGCCAATCGGCTCAATCACTGAAGAATCCTTTGATCGCACATTCGGCATCAACGTCAAAGGCACGTTGTTCACCGTACAAAAAGCCTTGGCGCTGATGAGTACGGGCGGTTCGGTGATCCTGACCGGCTCAACCACAGGCACCATGGGCACACCAGCGTTCAGCGTCTACAGCGCGACAAAGGCCGCACTGCGTAATTTCGCCAGAAGCTGGGCGCTGGACCTGAAAGGCACCGGCATTCGCGTCAACGTACTTTCACCTGGACCAATCTCGACACCGGGCCTTGACCTGGCGTTGTCAGGTACTGGCCAGAAAGATGCGATCATCGACGACATTACGGGACAGATCCCACTGGGCCGAATTGGCCAGGCAGAAGAAGTTGCGGCAGCAGCGTTGTTCCTGGCGTCGGATGAGAGCAGCTTCATGACCGGCAGTGAAATGTTTGTGGATGGCGGGTTTGCTCAGGTGTGA
- a CDS encoding winged helix-turn-helix transcriptional regulator, with protein MSNNTFNCGLGAVLAVIGGKWKPLVLYHLAQDVHRYGELRRAIGGVTDKVLIQQLKELERDEIIARIDYQEMPPKVEYSLTPFGHSLAMALGSLCTWGTEHMQTVERISARRTAALTSS; from the coding sequence ATGTCGAATAACACGTTCAACTGCGGTCTGGGCGCCGTGCTGGCGGTGATTGGCGGTAAATGGAAACCGTTGGTCCTTTATCATCTGGCGCAGGATGTACACCGATATGGCGAACTGCGCCGCGCAATAGGTGGCGTGACCGACAAGGTGCTGATCCAGCAACTCAAAGAGCTGGAGCGCGATGAAATCATTGCGCGCATCGACTATCAGGAAATGCCGCCGAAGGTGGAATACTCACTCACGCCGTTCGGTCATTCCTTGGCCATGGCGCTTGGTTCGTTGTGCACTTGGGGCACGGAGCACATGCAAACCGTCGAACGCATCAGCGCACGTCGAACAGCCGCCCTCACCTCGTCTTGA
- the deoC gene encoding deoxyribose-phosphate aldolase yields MNTLQPAALARYIDHTLLAPDASREQIRILCEEAREHGFYSVCLNSGQVPYAASCLVDAGVVICAVVGFPLGAGLSDTKAFEAERAIAAGAGEIDMVLNIGWLKEGLLDEVREDIALVHKACGAVPLKVILETCLLTDAQKVQACEICRDLGVAFVKTSTGFSKSGATVEDVALMRKTVGTGVGVKASGGVRDYPTAVKMIEAGATRLGSSSGIAIVGGAMTAASGY; encoded by the coding sequence ATGAATACGCTTCAACCCGCAGCATTGGCCAGGTACATCGATCACACCTTACTGGCGCCCGACGCCTCCCGTGAACAGATTCGCATTTTGTGCGAGGAAGCCCGGGAGCATGGCTTCTATTCGGTGTGCCTGAACTCCGGGCAAGTGCCTTACGCCGCGTCGTGCCTGGTCGACGCTGGCGTGGTGATTTGTGCGGTGGTGGGCTTTCCACTGGGCGCCGGCTTGAGCGACACCAAGGCGTTTGAAGCTGAGCGGGCGATTGCCGCCGGGGCAGGGGAGATCGACATGGTGCTCAACATCGGCTGGCTGAAAGAAGGGTTGCTGGACGAAGTACGCGAAGACATCGCCTTGGTCCACAAAGCCTGTGGTGCCGTGCCGTTGAAAGTGATCCTGGAGACCTGCCTGCTCACCGACGCACAGAAAGTCCAGGCGTGTGAGATCTGCCGGGACTTGGGTGTGGCCTTCGTGAAAACCTCAACGGGGTTCAGTAAAAGTGGCGCGACAGTCGAGGACGTTGCACTGATGCGCAAAACCGTGGGCACAGGCGTTGGGGTCAAGGCGTCCGGGGGCGTGCGTGATTATCCGACGGCGGTGAAGATGATCGAGGCCGGCGCTACGCGTTTGGGCAGCAGTTCGGGTATTGCGATTGTGGGCGGAGCGATGACGGCTGCGAGCGGTTATTGA
- the deoR gene encoding DNA-binding transcriptional repressor DeoR, whose translation MDSKKAERLKLIQQALQDQNAIHLREMAALLDVSEMTLRRDLNHFTEHLRLLGGYITRVGNEASDYRVADQDTRHVEEKRRIGKLAARLIQPGDTVFFDCGTTSPFVIDFIPDELEFTAVCSSLNVLLKLQNKPNCHIVLCGGTFHRKNQVFESSAESSILDSVRLTWAFVTAAGVSQEFGVTCFNFNEVEVKQKVLRQAQQRVLLADFSKFDTVRTAHFAALEDFHYVVSDKKIPRVYKDAIQASGAQLLV comes from the coding sequence GTGGACAGTAAAAAAGCCGAGCGACTCAAGCTTATCCAACAAGCCTTGCAGGATCAGAACGCCATTCACCTGCGGGAAATGGCGGCGCTGCTGGACGTTTCCGAGATGACCCTGCGCCGTGATCTCAACCACTTCACCGAGCACTTGCGTCTGCTCGGCGGCTACATCACCCGGGTTGGCAATGAGGCCAGCGATTACCGCGTCGCCGACCAGGACACGCGCCACGTCGAGGAAAAACGCCGCATTGGCAAACTCGCTGCGCGCTTGATACAGCCCGGTGACACGGTGTTTTTCGACTGCGGCACCACCTCGCCCTTTGTGATTGATTTCATCCCTGATGAGCTGGAGTTCACCGCGGTGTGCAGCTCGTTGAACGTACTGCTCAAGCTGCAGAACAAACCCAACTGCCACATCGTGTTGTGCGGCGGCACCTTTCACCGCAAGAACCAGGTGTTTGAAAGCAGCGCCGAAAGCAGCATCCTCGACAGCGTGCGCCTGACCTGGGCCTTTGTGACCGCCGCCGGTGTCAGCCAGGAATTCGGCGTGACGTGCTTCAACTTCAATGAAGTCGAGGTCAAGCAAAAGGTTCTACGCCAGGCCCAGCAGCGTGTGTTGCTGGCCGATTTCAGCAAGTTCGACACGGTGCGCACCGCTCACTTCGCCGCACTGGAAGACTTTCACTACGTGGTCAGCGACAAGAAAATACCCCGCGTCTACAAAGACGCCATCCAGGCCAGCGGCGCGCAATTGCTGGTTTAA
- a CDS encoding aldose 1-epimerase family protein — MNTCIPLYRAVFAEPEKILLQSEDFKVSAWTYPSGVLAVSLENIRGRLVVLPYQGQMIWSAVFEGCDLTMTHLFKQPRPSPTIIDTYGCFMFHSGLLRNGCPAPDDTHALHGEMPCAPMDTAWLEIGEGFVRLGGSYEYAKGFGDRYRASPSVTLRADSALFDIDMDVTNLAGKPMELMYMAHMNYAYVDGARFVEPLGMQRLRLRTSVPDHVRPTPDWSAYMARLAEHPAQLASLDAPALYDPEIVFFFDGVGTDATGHAHFLLDHPDGAAFYTRYQPEQFEHAARWILHTPDQQVAAFVLPSTCEPEGYNAEKAKGHVRSLAAGASASFSVTTGYLNAQERRKLLG, encoded by the coding sequence ATGAATACGTGTATCCCACTGTATCGGGCGGTGTTTGCCGAGCCAGAAAAGATCCTTTTACAGTCTGAGGATTTCAAGGTCAGCGCCTGGACTTACCCGTCCGGCGTGCTGGCCGTAAGCCTGGAAAACATCCGTGGGCGCCTGGTGGTGTTGCCTTACCAGGGCCAGATGATCTGGTCGGCAGTGTTCGAAGGTTGCGACCTGACCATGACCCACTTGTTCAAGCAGCCCAGGCCCAGCCCGACGATTATCGATACCTATGGCTGCTTCATGTTTCACAGCGGCCTGCTGCGCAACGGCTGCCCGGCGCCGGATGACACACATGCGTTGCACGGCGAAATGCCCTGCGCGCCGATGGACACGGCCTGGCTGGAAATCGGCGAGGGTTTTGTGCGGCTGGGCGGCTCATATGAATATGCCAAGGGCTTTGGTGATCGCTACCGGGCGAGCCCGAGTGTGACATTGCGCGCCGATTCGGCGCTGTTCGATATCGACATGGACGTGACGAACCTGGCCGGCAAACCCATGGAGCTGATGTATATGGCGCACATGAACTACGCCTATGTGGACGGTGCGCGGTTCGTCGAGCCGCTGGGCATGCAGCGCTTGCGCTTGCGCACCAGCGTGCCGGACCACGTCAGGCCGACACCGGACTGGAGCGCCTACATGGCGCGCCTGGCCGAGCATCCCGCCCAACTGGCGAGCCTCGACGCGCCGGCGTTGTATGACCCTGAAATCGTATTTTTCTTCGATGGCGTGGGCACAGATGCTACGGGCCACGCGCACTTTTTGCTCGATCACCCTGATGGTGCGGCGTTCTACACGCGTTATCAGCCGGAGCAGTTCGAGCACGCTGCGCGCTGGATCCTGCACACGCCGGACCAGCAAGTGGCGGCGTTCGTGTTGCCGTCGACCTGTGAGCCCGAAGGCTATAACGCCGAAAAAGCCAAAGGCCACGTGCGCTCGCTGGCGGCTGGGGCCAGTGCTTCGTTCAGTGTGACCACCGGCTACTTGAACGCGCAGGAACGCCGGAAGTTGCTGGGTTAA